From a single Theropithecus gelada isolate Dixy chromosome 10, Tgel_1.0, whole genome shotgun sequence genomic region:
- the OTOR gene encoding otoraplin, whose protein sequence is MARILLLFLPGLVAVCAVHGIFMDRLASKKLCADDECVYTISLARAQEDYNAPDCRFINVKKGQQIYVYSKLVKENEAGEFWAGSVYGDGQDEMGVVGYFPSNLVKEQRVYQEATKEVPTTDIDFFCE, encoded by the exons atggCAAGGATATTGTTACTTTTCCTCCCGGGTCTTGTGGCTGTGTGTGCTGTGCATGGAATATTTATGGACCGTCTAGCTTCCAAGAAGCTCTGTGCAGATGATGAGTGTGTCT ataCTATTTCTCTGGCTAGAGCTCAAGAAGATTATAATGCCCCGGACTGTAGATTCATTAATGTTAAAAAAGGGCAGCAGATCTATGTGTACTCAAAGCTGGTAAAAGAAAACGAAGCTGGAGAATTTTGGGCTGGCAGT GTTTATGGCGATGGCCAGGACGAGATGGGAGTCGTGGGTTATTTCCCCAGCAACTTGGTCAAGGAACAGCGTGTGTACCAGGAAGCTACCAAGGAAGTTCCCACCACG gaTATTGACTTCTTCTGCGAGTAA